One region of Gammaproteobacteria bacterium CG11_big_fil_rev_8_21_14_0_20_46_22 genomic DNA includes:
- a CDS encoding ATP-dependent RNA helicase, with translation MSAPFLGLSALILEAIAEKGYDTPSPIQSQAIPPILAGRDVMAAAQTGTGKTAAFVLPMLENLSKGAAVKPNQARALVLTPTRELAAQVAESVATYGKNLPLRSTVVYGGVKINPQMMRLRKGADILVATPGRLLDLYNQNAVRFASLEILVLDEADRMLDMGFIHDIRKIISLLPKQRQNLMFSATFSKKIRALASTIVNNPIEISVSPQVTTAETVEQWICPVDKSRKPALLMQIISENHWSQVLVFTRTKHGANRLTRYLDEHGIQALAIHGNKSQGARTKALAHFKSGSIRVLVATDIAARGLDINHLPHVVNFDLPTVPEDYVHRIGRTGRAGKTGQAISLVSADEAKQLFDIERLIKQPLTRKLIDDFKPAQNVPESGATAAPVKPKKPKAWNHNKPRTENNTHRFKPRNKSTRKD, from the coding sequence ATGAGTGCTCCCTTCCTTGGCTTATCCGCCTTGATCCTTGAGGCTATTGCTGAAAAAGGGTACGACACACCCTCACCTATTCAATCGCAAGCCATTCCCCCTATATTAGCAGGCCGAGATGTCATGGCGGCTGCCCAAACAGGGACAGGTAAAACTGCTGCTTTTGTTCTTCCCATGTTAGAAAATCTTTCCAAAGGGGCTGCTGTGAAGCCAAACCAAGCGCGAGCACTTGTGCTAACGCCTACTCGTGAGCTAGCCGCGCAAGTTGCCGAAAGTGTGGCAACCTACGGAAAAAATCTTCCTTTACGCTCAACCGTAGTTTATGGTGGAGTCAAAATTAATCCACAAATGATGCGGCTTCGAAAAGGCGCGGATATTCTAGTGGCGACGCCTGGCCGCTTACTTGATCTTTACAATCAAAACGCAGTGAGATTTGCGTCGCTTGAAATTTTAGTATTAGATGAAGCCGATCGAATGTTAGATATGGGGTTTATTCATGATATTCGAAAAATAATTAGCCTACTCCCTAAGCAGCGCCAAAATTTAATGTTTTCCGCTACTTTTTCGAAAAAAATTCGGGCACTTGCCAGCACTATTGTGAATAATCCCATTGAAATTTCTGTAAGCCCACAAGTCACGACCGCTGAAACGGTTGAGCAATGGATTTGCCCTGTCGATAAAAGTCGAAAACCCGCGCTATTGATGCAAATCATTAGCGAAAACCATTGGAGTCAAGTGTTAGTTTTTACTCGGACTAAGCACGGTGCAAACCGGCTAACTCGTTATTTAGACGAGCATGGTATTCAAGCATTAGCTATTCATGGTAATAAAAGCCAAGGAGCGCGAACCAAAGCGTTGGCACATTTCAAAAGCGGCTCTATTCGAGTGTTAGTTGCAACAGACATTGCTGCTCGTGGACTAGATATTAATCATTTGCCTCACGTGGTGAATTTTGATTTACCAACTGTGCCAGAGGATTACGTTCATCGAATTGGCCGCACTGGCCGAGCCGGAAAAACCGGGCAAGCTATTTCGCTCGTGAGCGCGGATGAAGCCAAACAACTGTTTGATATCGAACGCTTGATTAAACAGCCTTTGACACGTAAATTGATTGATGATTTTAAACCAGCCCAAAATGTTCCAGAATCAGGAGCAACAGCGGCGCCAGTAAAGCCTAAGAAACCGAAAGCATGGAATCACAATAAACCGCGAACTGAGAATAACACTCACCGATTCAAACCACGAAATAAAAGCACGAGAAAAGACTGA
- a CDS encoding serine-type D-Ala-D-Ala carboxypeptidase (penicillin-binding protein 5; removes C-terminal D-alanyl residues from sugar-peptide cell wall precursors): protein MQSSRYLKTIAAVLLGLSTSFALADNGPVPSTDTAPQSAAQPMLVPSPPNVPAKAYVLMDVDSGKIIAEKNMDERRAPASLTKLMTLYLTSRALHAGVIKTSDKVLISKKAWQTGGSRMFVKVNSQVPVDMLTQGIIVDSGNDATMALAQFVGGSIPSFVQMMNQQAQALGMKNTHYTDPTGLPAPKHYSSAHDLGILARAIWLEFPEYHAWYGEKWLTYNNIRQPNRNRLLWRYPYAKGMKTGHTDEAGYCLIAEADKNGMRLISVVMGAPTDEDRSSDSIRLLEYGFRFYNTHLLYQGGSVVATPRIWFGDKSSIPAGVLDSFYVTMPHGQFQKAKVNVQMDTNIHAPIAKGQQLGTVTVSVDGNVVETRPLVALEADSKGGWWRYSTDAVGYKFHQWFGSKDETVKVAKPADTPAPAAQTQPAPTAADASTNQADASIATGQNGNPPAPSIANAGKK from the coding sequence ATGCAGTCATCTCGTTATTTAAAGACCATCGCCGCAGTACTACTCGGTTTATCCACCAGCTTTGCCTTGGCTGACAACGGGCCCGTACCCAGCACTGACACAGCGCCACAAAGTGCCGCGCAACCGATGCTTGTGCCTTCACCACCGAATGTGCCGGCCAAAGCTTATGTGTTGATGGATGTGGACAGCGGCAAAATTATCGCTGAGAAAAACATGGATGAGCGCCGCGCACCCGCAAGCTTAACCAAATTGATGACCTTGTATTTAACGTCACGCGCCTTGCATGCCGGCGTGATCAAAACCAGCGACAAAGTCTTGATCAGTAAAAAAGCCTGGCAAACCGGTGGCTCACGTATGTTTGTTAAAGTGAACTCTCAAGTACCCGTCGACATGCTGACACAAGGCATCATCGTGGATTCAGGTAACGATGCGACCATGGCCTTGGCGCAGTTTGTGGGTGGCTCGATTCCAAGTTTTGTGCAGATGATGAACCAACAAGCACAAGCCTTAGGCATGAAAAACACGCATTACACGGACCCCACCGGCCTTCCTGCGCCCAAACATTATTCCAGCGCGCACGATTTAGGTATTTTAGCGCGTGCGATTTGGCTAGAGTTTCCAGAATACCACGCTTGGTACGGCGAAAAATGGCTCACGTATAACAACATTCGCCAACCGAACCGTAACCGCTTATTGTGGCGCTACCCGTATGCCAAAGGCATGAAAACAGGTCACACCGATGAGGCCGGTTATTGTTTGATTGCTGAAGCGGATAAGAACGGCATGCGTTTAATTTCTGTGGTCATGGGCGCACCAACAGATGAAGATCGCTCTTCAGACAGCATTCGTTTACTCGAGTACGGCTTTCGTTTTTACAACACGCACTTGTTGTACCAAGGCGGCAGCGTTGTGGCCACACCACGCATTTGGTTTGGTGATAAGTCGTCTATCCCAGCCGGCGTATTGGATAGTTTTTACGTGACGATGCCGCACGGCCAATTCCAAAAAGCAAAAGTGAACGTGCAAATGGACACCAACATCCATGCTCCAATCGCTAAAGGCCAACAATTGGGTACGGTCACTGTGAGCGTCGACGGTAACGTGGTTGAAACACGTCCTTTGGTTGCCTTAGAGGCTGACTCAAAAGGCGGCTGGTGGCGCTACTCAACCGATGCTGTAGGCTATAAATTCCACCAATGGTTTGGCTCTAAAGATGAGACAGTGAAAGTGGCCAAACCGGCAGACACGCCAGCGCCTGCTGCTCAAACACAACCTGCGCCAACCGCAGCCGATGCAAGCACAAACCAAGCTGACGCCAGTATAGCAACGGGGCAAAACGGCAACCCACCTGCACCTAGCATTGCGAATGCGGGTAAAAAGTAG